A stretch of Streptococcus sp. oral taxon 061 DNA encodes these proteins:
- a CDS encoding dihydrofolate reductase, protein MTKKIVAIWAQDEKGVIGKEDRLPWHLPAELKHFKETTLNHAILMGRVTFDGMGRRLLPGRETLILTRNPEESIEGALVFQNVEDVLDWYQNQDKNLYIIGGKQIFQLFEPYLDEIIVTQIHAQVEGDTYFPADFDLTVFETLASKSYTRDEKNAYDFTIEYRKRKEV, encoded by the coding sequence ATGACAAAGAAAATCGTAGCCATCTGGGCACAAGATGAAAAGGGTGTAATCGGAAAAGAGGATCGCTTACCATGGCATTTGCCAGCAGAGTTAAAACATTTTAAAGAAACAACCTTGAATCATGCCATCTTGATGGGACGTGTCACCTTTGATGGAATGGGACGACGATTGCTTCCAGGACGTGAGACCCTGATTTTGACGCGCAACCCTGAAGAGTCAATTGAGGGTGCTCTGGTTTTCCAAAATGTTGAGGACGTTTTAGACTGGTATCAGAACCAGGATAAAAATCTCTATATCATCGGGGGCAAGCAGATTTTTCAGCTTTTTGAACCTTATCTCGATGAGATTATTGTGACACAAATCCATGCTCAAGTTGAAGGGGATACTTATTTCCCAGCAGATTTTGACTTGACTGTTTTTGAGACTCTTGCAAGCAAATCTTATACTAGAGATGAGAAAAATGCCTATGATTTTACCATCGAATATAGAAAGAGAAAGGAAGTCTAA
- a CDS encoding DNA starvation/stationary phase protection protein, whose translation MVELKKDALKDVTTLSKTAPETLVKTKEVLNQAVADLYVAHIALHQVHWYMRGRGFMVWHPKMDEYMNSLDGYLDEISERLITLGGKPYSTLTEFLQHSEIEEEVGEFRNVEESLERVLSIYRYLITLFQKALDVTDEEGDDVTNDIFVGAKADLEKTVWMLAAELGQAPGL comes from the coding sequence ATGGTAGAATTGAAAAAAGATGCATTAAAAGACGTAACAACATTATCTAAGACAGCTCCTGAAACGCTAGTAAAAACGAAAGAAGTCTTGAATCAAGCCGTAGCAGACTTGTATGTAGCGCATATCGCTCTTCATCAAGTACACTGGTACATGCGTGGACGTGGTTTTATGGTATGGCATCCTAAGATGGATGAATATATGAATAGCCTTGATGGTTACCTTGATGAAATCAGCGAACGCTTGATCACTCTTGGTGGCAAACCTTACTCTACTTTGACAGAATTCCTTCAACACAGTGAAATCGAAGAAGAAGTTGGAGAATTCCGTAACGTAGAAGAAAGTTTAGAGCGTGTTCTATCTATTTATCGTTACCTCATCACACTCTTCCAAAAAGCATTGGATGTAACTGATGAGGAAGGTGATGATGTTACTAATGATATCTTCGTTGGTGCTAAGGCTGACCTTGAAAAAACAGTCTGGATGCTTGCGGCAGAATTAGGACAAGCACCTGGTTTGTAA